Part of the Sorghum bicolor cultivar BTx623 chromosome 1, Sorghum_bicolor_NCBIv3, whole genome shotgun sequence genome, CACCAAAGGGTGTGTATGCTCTGCTTGAAACACCACGACCCTCCACCTTCCGTTACGTAGACCCACAGCCATATGTGCCTTATAATCTTCCTTCTTTAATGTGCTTCTATTCCTTGTTGCAGTGGTCATTACCGCTGTTGctctcttcttcttggatgtagttgctgccgatgatgatacatTACTCGATGCACTTTCTTCCTTTTCACCAGGTGTAATCCTTGCATGTGAACATTCAAACTCCTTCCTTATCAATTGTTTAGTCACACGACTACTTCTTGATGAGCCTATCCTAATACTGAATCTCATCTTGAATGCATAAGCATTGTATACCCTCCTTGCTTCATCTAGTGTATCAAACTCCATCCCTTCAAATGGAACAATTGGTTGGGAGCTAACAACATCCTGTTCTTCTTCATACACCAACTCGTCATCAGTTATCTCCACATCAACACCCTCAAACGGCTGAACTGTTGCCCTGTTAGAAAGACTCTGATCAAGAATAGGGTCAATAGAACCCTATGTTACAAATATGTTGTCAGATTACACACGCAGTCAACAACAGATAATTATTTTGAAGGAAACAAACAATTTTAGTTAGAGTTTCCCAGAAACATACTTCTGAAACATAGGCAGCCCTATTAGTGCATGACGTTGCAACAATCTGATGATGTCAACTAACAGTATTTGCGCAATCATCATCAACCTCCTGCACGTTTCAAAGTGTCATCATAGAACACACATCGGAACACACAGACAACCAAAATTCTTGTTGAAGTGGACTCTGGTAAATATTTGAGTACTATTGTAACACAAGTTTCAGTAGCAAAAGAGAGCATCTAGATGTACTTACATGCTGATTTGAAGAAGAAGGGTTCGTCTCCACTATCTCCTTGCCCCTGGTGATTGCAACACGAGCGGGCACTCCGTCCCTTGAGCCCTCCTTGCGCCCGTCTACCCATAGATCTGTCTCACGACCCTCAACAATCGGCGGGGGACGACAGCCCGTGGGGATCTCGGCGTTGGCCAGCAGATGAGACATCAAGGCGCAGTCTGCTACGGACGGGGAACAGGGCAGGGTGTGCCAGCGGGGAGGACCGCTGCAGAGGGGAACACGGAGGGGAACAGCGGGAGGATGGGCGGCGTGGCGGGATGGGGGCGCGGTGGGATGGCTGCGCGGGGCCGCACGCGAGCGCGCCGCGAGCGTATCTCTGTCCGGGTCGGTAGGATTGGTCGGGTGTCTCTGTCCGGATCGGTAGGATTGGTCGGGTGCCGCTACGCGGTCGGGTGTGAGGTGCGTCCAGACACACACCTAGGAGCcggacgtccgggcgctagGTAGACCGCTTTTTCATCTACATCATCGTCCATCGTCGGACGGCGCCGTTGGCTAGCGGCATCGGCTCTTGTAGAAGTAAGAGTCAAGATCTTTCATTAACCCGAACGAACACTCTTTTCTGAGATActtcctccatctcaaattgcaAGTCATTCTAAGAGTCTTATAGATTCAAACTATTctaagtttaactaaatttatataatgaaatgataattattataatactaactaagtattattaaattcttccttaattatattttcatagtactcactttacgttacaaatcttagtatttctctttataattttgatcaaacttaaaaatgttttgactctccaagatttttaaaATAACTCGTGGTGGGAATAGAGTCAAATAAGTGACAAATGAATGGCAACACATGCTACCTATCCGTGGTCGGGAAAATGCTTTGTGCCCGGCGGCCATAGCGATCGATCGATCCATGGGGCGGCCGCCGTGCTGCGACAAGGAGGGCGTGAAGAAGGGCCCGTGGACGCCCGAGGAGGACCTGGTCCTCGTCTCCTAGGTCCACAAGAgcacgcccccccccccccccccccccccccagtcCCCGCCAACACACAGGTGGGTGTACACTTGCCCTTCCCTAGCTACCTGCCGCGGCCACTGAtatgtgcatgcatgcaaggCTGCTGCGGTGCAGCAAGAGCTGCCGCCTCCGGTGGACCGGGCATCCGCCGGGGCGGCTTCTCCGACCAGGAGGACCGGCTCATCGTCGTCCACCTCCAGGCGCTCCTCGGCAACCGCTGGGCCGCCATCGCCTCCTACCTCCCCGATCGCACCGACAACGGCGTCAAGAATTACTGGAACACGCACGTCGCCTCGTTGCCGCCCAAGGGCCAGCGGGAGCTCAAGCTGCCGACCGACATCGACCTTTTAGTTTTTCTGTTTTCAAGTCGTTGCTTTTTTTCCCAACTGGCTGCAAGTTTTACTGAAAGTGATTGCCTTTGCACAAATAATCAACCAGTCACCAAGGGAGGCAATGTATAAAAGCTTAAAAGAAAACATTACAGCATGCGACAATACGACATGGGTGGACCCAAACATGGCCAATTCGCCGTATCATAGTAAGCTCATAACAGACAAAAGGTATGTTCGCAGATTTCTTTTACAATGCAGGTGTTTGTCATTGCAACAAAAATTTGTAAGGCATCTCGTTGGTATATCACATATAAAGAATTAACAAGTACATATAAATGCAAGATTCAGAGCCTCAAAGCAGCAATAGCTTCAGGCCTGAAGTCAATCCTAAGTCCTAACACTCTCCGCACCTCTGCAGGTGTCAACAACCATGTGAGATGGCCAGCATTGTCACCCCAGAAATCCAAAATCTCTGATACCCGCTCAAAGTTCAGAATGGTCGACATCTGCGAAAGCCTAGAGAACTTGTCTCTGACTGGTCTCTGGGACATTTCTGAGAAATGGTTGATCAGAGAACGGACCTCCTTGTCGAGCTGGAGCCCACCGAGCTGGCTAAACCTCTTCTGCATCATAATCACCTCGAGCCTCTTGACAATGAAGTCAATGATCAAGTGCACAAAGGAATCATAGTTGTTCGATGTCATCACTGGCTGGAGCCAAGCAACATTTGTGTTAACTGCAAGTATAAGCTTCTGCAcccatgggtcattcacttcaTTTTCCCCATATTCAGCATCATCCAGCTCATAACTGACCATAGCAACAGTGTCAAGTACTGGACGAATGCGTGGTGCCACAGATGCCACCAAATGCTCCAGTGCAGAATGAAGGATCTTCTTAAAGGAAGCACTGATCTCTCCTAGCTCTGATAAACAGGATTTGATCTTCTCTCGATCAGCTGGAGTATGAAAAACCTGTTGGACAACCACAAATCAGTGGAGTATATATCAACTATGATGACATGGCAATCAAATCACTACTCCCTAGTTACTAATGACACTGTTACGTCACATGAGTCACACTCAAGTAAATATCATACCCAATTGTGACTAATAAACCCTATGAGGATTTCTTAGAACCATTAGAGCAAGTACATTGATACACGTCAATGGTATTATAGGTTGTCCAATACTAGGATTTTTTACGATGTGGATGCGAAGAGGGACGTGAGAGAAAGAGGTTGTTGTTTCGTGAAACAACTCCACATAAGCTAAAATTTAGGACAATGAGCCTGCTTCTGCACCATTGTACGACTTGTTGCCATGCAACTCAAAACATTCCTTTTGTTCTATacacaaatcaagcaaatgtgaATTACTACGAGACAACTCAAAAGACAAGTTATTGTACAGGTTGCCTGATAACCATTGTACGACTTGTTGCCATGCAACTCGAAACATTCCTTTTGTTCTATacacaaatcaagcaaatgtaaATTACTACGagacaactcaaaagacaggTTATTGTACAGGTTGTCTGATAAGTCAACTCAAGACCACATGAATTATATGAGACCGCGACACACCAATATACTTGCCCGTAGTCCATTATAAATTAAAGGAGAATGTAAAGGAACATAGAGCAATCAAAATCAGAAGTGAACTTTTGCTCTAAACTTCAGCAAACCAAAGCTACATTAAACAATATAGTCCAGGGTATTTTTGACTGCGGGATTTTTTTCCCCTATTCCTGCCTTTTTCCTGTGAATTGAACCAACTCTTGTGAAATTCCTGCATTCCAAAATGGCCCTGGGCACTTCAATCTATTGCATAATTATAGAAATTTGGTACAGGGTTCAAGAATCTATTCAATAGATCATAGATGCAAATGAAGATGCTCAAGCGTTACTGTTGTAGTCCTGTAGATGGTTCTACAATTTTAGTCCCACACAGGCATGCATGTTTTGCTGACTAGACCATGATATTGTATATAATAATTTCATATCTGTGTACCATACAGTAAATGCTGGTACAAGCCTATgattcatttgtctcatttcaAGATCTATTTTCAAAAAGTATTTCAGATAAACGTAAACAAGGTTCATTTTTGCTGCGCTGTTTTAGATACTGCTCAATAAAAGTTCAAGGTGGTCCCGGTGCATAACGTGCTTGTCAGTGGTATTTTGTACATTATTATGCTTGCAAGATGACTCATAAGCAAGCTGTTCTATTTGTTAGATCACAGGTTCCCGCACATAAGATTGCTGGATTAATCATACATTCAATACTTCACACATCATTTATCAACACCGTTGTTCGACATAGtaagtttagtgatttagtTTGCAGAATTGTTTATCTGGAACTAAGTTTAATGGTTTTGCTATGGCAAGCTCAAAAGACAGTTCAAACAACAGGAGTGACCAGAAGGCAGTATACAAAACGCTGTTATCGATTTGAGTAACATAATTCTGTTCTACTTAGAAAGTTGCTAGTTCAAGCTAGTTCAGGCATTTACATCTAACGATTTTTCATTTCCCAGCTGACAAATACATTAGACTAAACAATCATTTCTATGTGCATTAGCATGATAGAATTAAGGCAATGAAATGCATTCTTTATGAGTTATGAGATTCTTTATAACATAAGATACACAGAGATCAAAtgacggcagcagcagcagcacacaTGAGATACCATTACCAACTCACAGGGATCATTGTTGAAAAATGTAGGTGCACACAACTAGACCAATATGATATATACCAAATGGTTTATCATTGCCATAAAAAAGTTTTAGGTTTCTGAAATTTACTCTATTACTATCAACTAATTTTCAGAGAATGCTAAACTGTTGTGAGCTCCTACATTTTAAATCAACCAATCTGCAAATAAGAACACAATATATAACTGAAGAAATGCACATGTCCAATAAATTGAACTTGATGGAATGCATAGATGGCCTAGTTGTTAAACATATCCCACTTTAGGCTTAAAACAAATGTATAGAGTCAAAAACACTAGACTCACCTCCACACAGAGCTCCTCAATCTCATGACGAAGCTTCAGAACATACTCAGAGCTAATGTCAATGTTGTTTAGTGCCGTCGCAATCTCCTCACCAGTCTTCTGCACCCCAACACCACCAAGGAAGAGCTTTGCACCCAAATTTGGCTCCCGCATCCTCCATTGTAGTGCCTCCTGATACTCATTGCTCAGAAGGCTCGTTGCCCCACCAAGCACAGCAAGAACAGAGTTTATGCTTGCAGTGGAAGCAGCTCGGCGGCAGCAACTCTGCAGTACAAAGAATACATCATCCACCATTGACGTTGTGAGACCATCTGGTATGGGCTCATCAATCCGTATGGCTTTCCTCACATTCTCCACCATGAAAAACTCCTCAAAAATCACATAGAACCCAGTCAGATCCTGCTCCATTTTATTAAAGTTACCATTACGGAAGGCTTTCATTGCCCGCGGCCCAAGTTCAGGCTTGACATCTCTCAATCCGCGGATCTTATTCACCATAAATTCAGTGTAGTCCTCCCCAAGCTGTGTCAATGCAAGAATCTCCTCAAGATAAAGTTCAATTTCCCTGGGATCAGGCCCTTCATTACCTCCAGCAGCACTGGCCATGGAACCCATGGCCGAAAGGAGGTTCTTTGTATAGGAGTTTATATCCGATGCAAGGCGTGCAAGCTTCCTGTAATCAGCATAACGGCGTAGGATCTGGGTGCCCCGTGAATCACACTCCTCCTGCAGCTCAATGATGGCATAAGCAACACCATCATCGCCTCTGAGCTCCCGAAGCACAGCATCATTCTCCTCGACAGCGAGTACAATGTCCTTAAAGAGACGAGTGAGGCAGCCAACAAAATCCAGCCGCTCAGAGGTCGGTTGGGTCGCAGAGGTCAGCTCAGCGAGGTGCTCAAAGTCTGCCCGGGCACGCAGAGCGACGACCTTCTTCAGGTAGGCGACGTAGACCTGGAGTCCTTCATCGGCAAGTCCGAGCAGTGGGAATAGGCGGACGAGGCGGAGCACAGCAGGGTGGTCCTGTGCGTCGATGACCGCCGCTAGCCTCCGACGCGCGAGCCCCTCGAGGCGACGTTTGATGTCAAGCAGATCGCGGCGGAGATCGTCGTCGGTGGGGAACCGAGCGTCGATAGCGAGGAATTCATGCgcagcggtggcggcggcggcaaggtcGTCGGCGGCCAAGGCCCGCCGCGCGGCTTCGAGCGCGCGGGAACGGTCGAGCGCGGCCTCGGCGCGCGCCAGCGCGGCGTCCGCCCTGGAGTGTGCCGCGTCGAGGTGGCGGACGCGGGATGAGAGCGCGTCGGCGAGCGCcgcggtggaggaggaggactccTTTAGCGCGGCGGCGTCGGAGGCCGCGAGCGAGAGCAGCGGTGGGGCGGAGCGGAGGAGCGAAGCAGCGGCGCGGTCGAGGTCGGCACGGCGGGCGAGGAGAGCGTCGAGACGAGCGTCGAGCGCGCGCTGGTAGGCCACGCACTCGTGGAGGAGGCGGGTGGCGGCACCCGCATCGGTGAGGACGCGGAGCGCGGCGAGGGAGGCCGGGTCGCCGAAGTCGAGGGACGGTGGCACGTCAGCGGACGAGGGATCCGGGGCCACAATGGCATCCGGTCGGCGCGGGGACCGCGGGGTGGGAGAGGGAAACGGCACCGCCATGGCCGCGGGCCGTGGCGTCGGTGCAGATCGGCAAGATCTCGGAGTCAGGGGAGAAGACGAGAGGGCTGTGGAGAGCGAGAAGGCCAGATCTCggagtattatttttttttccccCTCAAGGCCAAGGCCAACGGTGAGCTGGTGGTGTGGACTGTGGAGGGGTAAACTGACGCCAACAGGCAATAGCGCAACAGCCTAACCATGCACAAAGCTGCCCGCGCGGCACCTGTTCGACGAATTGCCCCCTGACCATGGCGCTGCTACGCGCCGCGCTAACCCAGCCGTTCTCGCCGCGCGCCGCGCTCCCGGTCCGCCACCCTCCGACCTCGCTGACAGGCTCCGGGCTTGGCCTCGACTTCTCGCTTCCGCCACATCCAGGTGAGCAGAGCCACCGGAGACACGCTGTTCTGCGCTCGCTAGCTCGGCGACGCCCACGCGCGCTCTTATCTCTGTCTGACGCGTGCAGGCGTCGGCGCGCCGGGGCGCGCGTACCCCAGGATCGAGGCGACGGCGaggcgtggcgcgcgcacggagAGCGCCAAGGTCAGGAACCGTCGGCTGCAGAAGAAGGTAACGTCCCGATGCTCCACCTGGGTCTTGAAATTTCAGGATAAGACCAGCAGCCGGGCAGCCGGCAGGATGTAACCAAACCGCGGTTCCGCCGCCGACTCTCGATGGCTGCAGTTCAACGGCACGGCGACGAAGCCCAGGCTCTCGGTGTTCTGCTCCAACCGGCAGCTCTACGCCGTGCTCGCCGACGACCACAACAAGAAGATCCTCTTCTACGGCAGCACGCTGCAGAAGGCCATCTGCGGCGATCCGCCCTGCGGCACCGTGGTAAGTAGTCGTCGTCTCCTCCGTCTGAAATTTGCATTGCGTTCCGGTGGAAGTTTTGAGTTCAGCTTGCCTCGCCGGCTCGCCCTGGACAGGAAGCAGCCCGGAGGGTCGGGGAGGAGCTCGTCAGGGTGTGCAACGAGCTGGGCATCTCCGAGGTCTCCTACGACCGCAACGGCTTTGCTCGAGGCGACAAGATGATGGCGTTCGAGGTTCCAGTCTCACAGCATGGGTTCCTGCCAAGGTAGGCTGCAAACTGAAGTGTCGCCCCAGAAAGGAGGCACCAGGCTTGCACTGGCAGTTCACCATAGCAGCTTTCAGGAGACAAGGAAAAGTTGGTCCCATTCCATGCGGATTCACAATTATGTATGATCCATCAGTCCTTGATCAACATGTAGTTCATATTTCGCAACACTCTAACAAAGACAGTTTCTTCGTACTCCTAGAGACATGATTCCAATGCATATTGCTCAGCTCTCGTTACATCCCCTTTATAATCTATTCATCTACATGAAGTGGCTGAAGTGAACATTAATAGGAGCTAGTATATGCTACGGTGAAGACGCTGGAACTGGGACTTGAGTTCCCAACCTGTGAACCAACCATGGATTCTCGATATCTGGATCAATGAAAGTTTGTATAAGGAACGGTATAGCTTCATCACCGAACAATTCTTTGCACCAAGGTACCTGTTCCAATGTGCTGGATCCTGGACCGGAGCACCTGTGAAGAATGCCAATGACAGGTGTCAATACCAATTACCAAACATGCCTATTCAGCAGCAAGTCATCTCGTCATGAGTAACCAAGAAGAGCCAAAAGGTAGAAGAGAAAAGGAATGATCAACCAGTAAACGTAAAAGGAtatcgtcattttgaagttcaAGTAACACTCGTGTTCAGGAACAATGAGAAACAGAAGGACAAGGCTGAGACCTGTACTCGTAGAAGCAGGCAGTTTGCTCATTCTCAGGTTTGTCCCAATTATGCCACCCAACAGGCTCTATGCAGTGATCCATAAAAGTTTCTGCAAAAACAACCCTCCCCGAAGGGCTCCCAGGGCCGACCTaggtatatatatgcagcttCTCCATTACAAGTAATAACACACCTGGATGGTGCCATGTCATTTGGCACGTAAGCTCTTAGTGAGAAGTAAAAGGAAATGGTAAACACAGTTTGGAAAATTGACTGATAGGCTAACTCTTGTCTCTAATAACCACGTAGCAGGTTTACTTTAGAAGTGAGAACGCTGGAGAGTAGTAAACTCACTTGAAGAATACAAATCCAGTTGATTCTGAAGAGGATTTGCGGCCATGAGCAGTAATATATCCTGCTGCTTTGCAGTGGATATGGCAATGCTCCAGAAGGGCAGTAGAATCTCCAAAGATGAAGTCGTAATTACCTTCAATGTAACAGTTTTTCAAGAACTGCTTTCCACCATGCAAATGTAAAGTTTCCTGAATGGTTTTGCAAAGCAAATTAGAATACCTGAAAGTAAAAACAATATAAAACTAAACAATGACAGCTATGTTTATATCTCCATATAACCTGGCACCAAAAGACATCAACCCCCATGAAACATGATATTATTCTGCACAATAAGCGCACTACAGTATTATAATGTGTATTCCATTAAGCTACCACCAGAGGTGACAGACTGACAAGTCAACCTAACAAACCCGGTTAACCAAAGCCCCAAGCTAAGCTAAATGGTTACACAAACATATATGTACCTTCTGCCATTAAATGATGTATTCGACGATTACATTATGAGGCAAATCAAAAGAAGATCCAATTTCTAGTAACAGGAAATACACTAAGTCCATTTTTCTGAAGAAGCAAACATCGAATAAACAGCAGAATGTGATGAGGCATCTAGAACTAGAGCGCAAAAGAGCTAATCCAAAAAACAGGAAACCACAAACAATGAGCTGATAGAGCCAAGTACCTGCCATCCGAGAAATGTGCAACCATAGAAGGCACACCTGTTGGCCATCACATGGACTGCTGCTGCTAGCCCAGACACCTATAACACAGCAGTACATATCACTGACTAACCAGATCCACCAGAGGTGCCACATAAACAAGTCTGCTAGGATAATACCT contains:
- the LOC8059820 gene encoding uncharacterized protein LOC8059820 codes for the protein MALLRAALTQPFSPRAALPVRHPPTSLTGSGLGLDFSLPPHPGVGAPGRAYPRIEATARRGARTESAKVRNRRLQKKFNGTATKPRLSVFCSNRQLYAVLADDHNKKILFYGSTLQKAICGDPPCGTVEAARRVGEELVRVCNELGISEVSYDRNGFARGDKMMAFEVPVSQHGFLPR
- the LOC8059819 gene encoding conserved oligomeric Golgi complex subunit 4, with product MAVPFPSPTPRSPRRPDAIVAPDPSSADVPPSLDFGDPASLAALRVLTDAGAATRLLHECVAYQRALDARLDALLARRADLDRAAASLLRSAPPLLSLAASDAAALKESSSSTAALADALSSRVRHLDAAHSRADAALARAEAALDRSRALEAARRALAADDLAAAATAAHEFLAIDARFPTDDDLRRDLLDIKRRLEGLARRRLAAVIDAQDHPAVLRLVRLFPLLGLADEGLQVYVAYLKKVVALRARADFEHLAELTSATQPTSERLDFVGCLTRLFKDIVLAVEENDAVLRELRGDDGVAYAIIELQEECDSRGTQILRRYADYRKLARLASDINSYTKNLLSAMGSMASAAGGNEGPDPREIELYLEEILALTQLGEDYTEFMVNKIRGLRDVKPELGPRAMKAFRNGNFNKMEQDLTGFYVIFEEFFMVENVRKAIRIDEPIPDGLTTSMVDDVFFVLQSCCRRAASTASINSVLAVLGGATSLLSNEYQEALQWRMREPNLGAKLFLGGVGVQKTGEEIATALNNIDISSEYVLKLRHEIEELCVEVFHTPADREKIKSCLSELGEISASFKKILHSALEHLVASVAPRIRPVLDTVAMVSYELDDAEYGENEVNDPWVQKLILAVNTNVAWLQPVMTSNNYDSFVHLIIDFIVKRLEVIMMQKRFSQLGGLQLDKEVRSLINHFSEMSQRPVRDKFSRLSQMSTILNFERVSEILDFWGDNAGHLTWLLTPAEVRRVLGLRIDFRPEAIAALRL